In Peromyscus eremicus chromosome X, PerEre_H2_v1, whole genome shotgun sequence, the sequence cagtctagtcatcctttgttttacatccagtatccacctataagtgagtacataccatgttaatctttctgagtctgggttacctcactcaggatgatttttatcaatgatgtcattgtttttctctgctgagtagtattccattgtgtatatgtaccacattttatttatctattcttcagttgaagggcatctaggttgtttccaggttctggctattacaaacaatgctgctatgaatatagctgagcatgtgcccttgtggtatgattgagcattccttgggtatatgcccaagagtggtatagctggatcttgggggagattgattcccaattttattttatttttttgagttataaaatttatttgtgtAAGCATTCAGACACTTTCAGGTGAGAAAGATGATATGCAGATTCTACGACAAGGCTGAACTGAAAAGCGTCGAGAGGATGGTACATCTGGTGTAGACACAGCAGTAGCACAACTCAACAAGATTAGATGAGAGCGCTACATCTGAGAGAGACTTAAGAGAATAATTTAAAGCTCTGTGAGATATGTTCCAATTGAAAACACTAAGAACAGTACCATcgatgagaaagaaaaacttccaaGTGTACCAAAGGGGAGTAGTAATGAGGGGAAATTTGCATCTGTTGAGGTACAAACAGGAGTGTTCCATTGGGGAGGGGGCTAATTATTATTAATGACAGACCctgtaaatacaaaataaaatttaaattactgGTCACAGAATTCAAAATGTACATGTAATAAAGGCAAGGCAATAGACTCAAGTTCTGGCTTGTCAAATATTTACTCCACAGACAGTATCTACAGAAGCACTTGGCCAATGTGTACACAGTGATTCCTTATGCACGCCAAAAGTTTCCGTAAAAATGACGCTATATACAAATCTGTACACTGATCCACCAGAGCAACTCTCCGTCTCCCAGGGAGAGAAGCTTTCGACATAAAGCAGGGTACCTGAGGTTGCGTGTCTTCAACTGCCTTGTCACAATCCAAATATACATTTCAGGGGTTTTGTTAAAGATACGTTCTTTGAATATGTGCACTAtgactaaaattaaaaacaataaaaaataaaataattgcttGAAGGAGTagaccctccccaccccatctgAAAGACTCCATCTGGCTGTGGCACGGTGAGGACTGTATCACTGGACAAGTGCCGGTGGCTGTAGGAGAGGGGCCCCTCCATCACACCTCTTTGCAGAGTCAGCAAAGGCTCTCATTGACTTTTAAagaaggaagatgaagaggaaaggaaaaaccaaacccaaatgcCAAAGGCATCTCAGTGAGCTGAAGTTCCTCCACCACTCAGAGAGTATCTCTGCAGCCTCTGCACGAGCTGAGCCACCAGGTTGTCAGAGATCCCAGGGCAGGCCTCTTCCGCCAAGTAGATGGCTCCCAGAAGCTCTTCTATTGACCCCAAGTTTCCTCCACATGCCTGGCTCTTCTCCTTCAGCTCTGCAGACAGAGGAGAAGTAATTGTGGACAAACACTGAGAGAAAGGCCTCTTTGGGATGTTTTTCATCTTATTTCTCTCCAAATCTGATGGCTGGAGAGTCCCGTTCTCCAGATTCTTGGGATCTTTCTCCCGGATTGTGAAGATCCAGTCCCCAGAGTCACTGCCTCTGGACGCCTGGCCATCTGTTTCCATGTCTGAGTCCTCTGAGCTGGAGTCATTGTGGCTctgctcagccttccacctcTTGTACCTGTCGAAGAGTTCAGTCAAGTAGGACGTTTTCTTTGCGTTGCAGATGATGAATTTGTGCTTCAGTAACTCCTTAgcgggggtgggtggtgggtggtgggtggtggtaggGGGTGTCTAAAGTTCGGCTCTTTGTTCAAACAGGCCTCCACAAACTCCATGGGGGGTTTGCTGTAGTTTCCTTCTAGCGTAGGAGGGTTGCTCTTGGGGATGAGGAATAATACATTCATGGGGTGCAGCTCAGAGTGTGGCGGCTCTCCTTTGGccagttctattgctgtgatgccGAGGGACCAGATGTCTGCCTTTGAGTCATAAGCAGAATGTCCTCTATCTCATCTTCAGCTTCCTCCAGATCAATGATTTTTATGGCAACCACTTTCTGAGTGCCATTGTTAATGCCTTTGAACACCTCACCAAAAGAGCCCTTTCCAATCTTCTCCAGCTTGGTAAATAGCTCTTCTGGGTCTGCTTTCAGGTTCTCCATGCCCGGAAGGCCCCACTGCACTGGGGAGTGGGCCATGGTGCTcagtgccaccacttcctggcctggGACACTCATGGCAAGCAGCCCTCGGGTGGCGGGGCAGGCTTTGGAGCCTGAGGCCACTGCACCCCGGCCGGTCTCAACACAGGACACAGGTTGGCGGGCCACATCCAAGCCTGGGGCAGGCAGCCAAGAACTCGCGGGCCTCACGCTACTGCGGTTGCTTCTCCTGGGCCCCGCCTCACTGCTCCGCCAAGGTGTCTGCTGAGAGCCTGACAGCCTGGGCCCgcctgattcccaattttctaagaaatcgtcatattgatttccaaagtggttgtacaagcttgcattcccaccaacagtggagaagagttccccttgctccacatcctctccagcataagctgtcttcagggtttttgattttagccattctgacgggtgtaaggtgATATttgagagttgttttgatttgcgtttccctgatgattagggatgttgagcaattccttaaatgtctttcagccatttgagcttcctctgttgagaattctctgtttagctctatagcccatttcttaattggactattgggcattttgatgtctaatttcttgagttctttatatattctggatatcagctctctgtcagatgtggggttggtgaagttcttttcccattctgtaggctgtcgctttgcgttgttgaccatatcctttgctttacaaaagcttctcagtttcaagagatcccattgattgattgtttctctcagtgtctgtgctactggtgttatatttaggaagtgatctcctatgctaATGAGttgaagactacttcctactttctcttctagcaggttcagagtaactggatttatgttgagtctttgttccacttggacttaagttttgtgcacagtggcAGATATGGACCTATTTTtggccttctacatgttgacatccagttatgccagaactatttgttgaagatgctttcttttttccattgtgcagttttggcttctttgtcaaaaattatatgtgtgaagattaatgtcaaggtcttcaattcgattccattggtctacatgtcggtttttatgccaatatcaagctgtttttattactgtagctctatagtagagcttgaggtcagtgatcgtgatgcctccagaggttactttattgtacaggattctttttgctatcctgggttttttgtttttccatatgaagttgagaattattctttccaggtctgtgaagaattgtgttggtattttgatggggattgcattgaatctgtagattgcttttggtaagattgccatttttactatgttaatcctgcctatccatgaacatgggtggtctttccattttctgacatcttcttcaatttctttttttttatggatttaaattcttgtcatatagctccttcacttgcttagttaaagttaccccaaggtattttatatcatttttggctattgtgaagggtgatgtatctctgatttccttctcagcctgtttgtcaattgtatataggagggctactgatttttttgagttgatcttgtatcctgctgtgttgctgaaggtgtttataagatgtatcagttccttggtcaaattttggggatcactcatgtatactatcatgttatctgcaaatagcttgactttttcctttccaatttgtatctgcttaatctccttatgttgtcttattgctctggataGAACTTcatgtactatattgaataagtatagggagagtggacagccttgccttgttcctgattttagtggaattgctttgagtttctctccatttaatttgatgttggctgttggcttgctgtaaattgcctttattatgtttcctGTACTCCTGgtttctccaagacctttatcatgaaggggtgttagattttgtcaaaggccttttcagcatctagtgagatgatcttgtggttttgttctttcagtttgtttatatggtgtattacactgacagacttttgtatgttgaattatccttgcatccctgggatgaagcctacttgattatggtggataattgttttgatgtgtttttggagtctgtttgccattattttattgagtatttttgcatcaatgttcatgagggagattggtctgtagttttctttgttgcgtctttgtttggtttaggaatcatggtaattgtagcctcatagaaagagtttggtaatgttccttctgtttctattgtgtggaacaatttaaagagtattgatattaactcttctttgaagaactggtggaattctgtgctgaaacaatctggtcctgggcttttcttggttgggagattttaatgactgattctatttccttaggggttattggactatttaaatagtttatctggtcttgatttaacttaggtatgtggtacctatccagaaaattatccatttcttttagattttccagttttgtggagtagaggtttttgaggTATGATCTCatgattctgtggatttcctaattgtctgttgttatgtcccccttttcatttctgattttgttaatttggttgcgctctctctgtcttttggttagtttggataagggcttgtctatcttgttgattttctcaaagaaccaactctttgtttcattaatttttttgtattgttctcttcgtttctattttattgatttcagctctcaatttgattatttcctggcatttaTTCTTCCTGTGTGATTTTGATTCTTGTTCTAGTGCTTTCAGGTGTggtgttaagtcactagtgtgagatttctccaacttctttatgtgggcatttagtgctatgaatttccctcttagcattgctttcatagtgtcccataagtttgggtatgtggtatatgcattttcgttgatctctaggaagtctttaatgtctttctttatttcttccttaacccattggtgattcagttgagcactattcagtttccatgagattgtaggttttctgtagtttttgttgtttttgaaatctaactttaaaccatggtggtctgataaaacacaggaggttattccaattgtttttaatctgttgagatttgctttgtggtcaagtatgtggtcgattttagagaaggttccatggggtgctgagaagaaggtatattcttttttgttaggatggaatgttctgtagatatcgattaagtccatttgagttgtgacatcagttaagtcctttatttctctgttaagttttgatttgggagatctgtccagtggtgaaagtggggtgttgaagtctcccactattaatgtgtgggttttTATATGTAgtttaaactttagtaatatttcttttacatatgtgggtgcccttgagtttggggcataaatgttcagaattgaaacttcatcttggtggatctttcctatgatgagtatgtaatgcccttcttgatctcttttgattgattttagtttgaagtctattttgctgtaTATAAGagtggctacacccacttgtttcttaagaccatttgattggaaagtcttttcccagccttttattcttaggtagtgtctatctttgaatttgagatgtgtttcttgtatgcagcagaaagatgggtcctgctttagtattcattctgtaagcctatgtctttttataggtgaattaagtccattgatactaagggatattaatgaccattgattgttcattcttgttattttttggtggtagtgtgtatgtaCTTCTCtcctttgggatttactgctgtggttttatctattgcctgtgttttcgagggtgtatctgaattccttaggttgaaattttccttctagtgctttctgtagggctgggtttgtggataagtattgtttaaatctggctttgtcttagaatgtcttgttcactccggctatgatgattgaaagttttgctgggtatattagtctaggctggcatccatggtctcttagtgtctgcattacatctgtctaggtccttctggctttcaaagtctcctttGAGAAATCgtgtgttattctgatgggtttgccttaataattcacttggcctttttcctttgctgctcttaatattctttctttattctgtatgtttttttgttgttgttgttgttttttcgagacagggtttctctgtgtagttttgcgcctttcctggaactcactttgtagcccaggctggcctcaaactcacagagatccgcctgcctctgcctcccaagtgttgggattaaaggcgtgcgccaccaccgcccggctattctgtatgtttagttgtttaattattatgtggcgaggggactttttttgggggtctagtctgtttggtcttctataggcttcttgtatcttcataggcatttccttctttaagttgggaaagttttcttctataatcttgttgaatatattttctctgcctttgagttggtattcttctccttctctccctagTAAGTTGGGAAGGATCATAGGGGAAGGCATGCCTGATTTAGCAAGTGTGGCTTGAGCTTGTTGGTGCCTGAAAACTGTAATGTTGTTACTCTTATAAAAGATagcataaatatctgatatacacatatctgctatgtgacccttaaaggggttgcaacccaaaGGTTGAGTAACACTGTTGTATATGAAAGAATTactttggtgctgtgggatggtctgtatgtcaaatgtgttgctctgattggtcaataaataaaacactgattggcctgtagccaggcaggaagtataggcaggactaacagagaggagaattgagagaacaggaaggcagagggagacactgcgggccgccaccatgacaagcaacatgtaaagatgccagtaagccccAAGTCacttggcaacttatagacttatagaaatgggttaatttaagatataaaaacagttaacaagaagcctgagctattaggccaaacagtttaaataatataagcaagcgtctgtgtgtttattttataagtgggctgtcagactgccggggcttggagggacctggagagaaaactctccacattgggtgccagatattggtgaaattattaaggccactccacgtagttaaaagggaggtttattttgtagggtaacttacaagtgaatggatagtttacagagtctgggaaaggcatgGCGCAGTccggaggtgttctctggagaactctgatcTGTCTACCTCCaacatccagggtccaggaactaagagagcctGCGCATCTGGAACCcgggtcttcagcatcctctctcagccccactttATAGGGGTGAccattaccaaagcctcaatggggcttGGAGCTTCCAGTTCAAAGCTGTAATGGCTATACACTACACTTTGGTTTATGATACATAACCCCATGTGTTGTTTACACCCCCAtcctctcacacacaaacacacatacatattgtaTGTATTCAACTATTGAATTAGTCAGGAAGAACATAGGTCAATATTTTCTCATACTTTcataat encodes:
- the LOC131900003 gene encoding serine/threonine-protein kinase 24-like; amino-acid sequence: MAHSPVQWGLPGMENLKADPEELFTKLEKIGKGSFDRGHSAYDSKADIWSLGITAIELAKGEPPHSELHPMNVLFLIPKSNPPTLEGNYSKPPMEFVEACLNKEPNFRPPAKELLKHKFIICNAKKTSYLTELFDRYKRWKAEQSHNDSSSEDSDMETDGQASRGSDSGDWIFTIREKDPKNLENGTLQPSDLERNKMKNIPKRPFSQCLSTITSPLSAELKEKSQACGGNLGSIEELLGAIYLAEEACPGISDNLVAQLVQRLQRYSLSGGGTSAH